The Pseudoalteromonas rubra region CTCAGACCCGCGTAACTCAGTATAGAAAATACCGAGTTATCGCTACGGTGCTGTTGACGCAAGTGGGTCACGCATTTGCGCTGTGCTGAAGGCCCAATAAATCGAGCAAAGCACTGTGGATTTGCAATTTAGGTGTCCCTTCGCTGTACGGCGCTACCCCAAGCAGAGGTGCATTTAATCGTTGTTTCAAGGTCTCCAGGTTAGCTTCATATTCCTGCATGGCAGGATCAACCTGATTGGCCACCCACCCTACGCAGTTCAAACCGGCTGCACTAATAGCTTGCTCGGTCAAAAATGCATGGTTCAGACAACCCAGTTTCATCCCAACAACCAGGATCACGGGCAATTGCTCCTGTTTAATCCAGTCGTACAAGAATTGGGTGTCGTTGATAGGTAACGCCCAGCCACCGGCGCCTTCAACAAGCGTATACTCTGCACCTAAGGTACTTAACTCACAATATTTTTCACTCAATGCCTCACAGCTAATGGTCACCCCGGCACGCTGCGCAGCGATATGTGGTGCAATAGGTGGCTCGAAACAAAATGGATTGATCTGCTCATATTTGCCGTGCACAGAAGCCGCTTCCATGAGACTCAGCGCATCTTCGTTCACAAGCTGACCAAAGGCTTCTTCAGCGCCTGCTGCAAGCGGTTTAAAACCGAGCGCTTTCTTGCCTCTTTGTGCCAATAACTTAAGCAGTAA contains the following coding sequences:
- the bioD gene encoding dethiobiotin synthase yields the protein MSAFFITGTDTEVGKTHVSSLLLKLLAQRGKKALGFKPLAAGAEEAFGQLVNEDALSLMEAASVHGKYEQINPFCFEPPIAPHIAAQRAGVTISCEALSEKYCELSTLGAEYTLVEGAGGWALPINDTQFLYDWIKQEQLPVILVVGMKLGCLNHAFLTEQAISAAGLNCVGWVANQVDPAMQEYEANLETLKQRLNAPLLGVAPYSEGTPKLQIHSALLDLLGLQHSANA